In one Bacillus thuringiensis genomic region, the following are encoded:
- a CDS encoding WXG100 family type VII secretion target — protein MAGQIRMSPEELKSKATRYGQGANQIEDILRQLQNLQNELRGEWEGRAFEGFDQQFNQLKPKVQNFAQLLQEINMQLNKTAEAVARHDEDLSRNFGLQ, from the coding sequence ATGGCAGGACAAATTCGTATGTCACCAGAGGAGCTTAAATCGAAAGCGACTCGATATGGACAAGGTGCAAATCAAATTGAGGACATTTTACGTCAACTACAAAACTTACAAAATGAATTAAGAGGAGAATGGGAAGGTCGTGCTTTCGAAGGTTTTGACCAACAGTTCAATCAATTAAAGCCAAAAGTACAAAACTTCGCACAGCTATTACAAGAAATTAATATGCAGCTTAATAAAACTGCAGAAGCTGTTGCTAGACATGACGAAGATCTTTCTCGTAATTTCGGTCTACAATAA
- the essA gene encoding type VII secretion protein EssA — MIKQWSIVAKLSFLSILLLFVALPIRSAADSYLGDDGKIKFKVDRLEESDQEKNKKEHKETELDKASIELFNKDIEEEIEKKKKKEQKDMEALRDSLFTKPKENNSVKDTKNSLFSSEYIVRKSADEVASNETMNEEPISITIILLFGGGILLICIGIYTVLRKSWR, encoded by the coding sequence ATGATCAAACAATGGAGCATAGTGGCTAAGTTATCATTTCTCTCTATCCTTTTACTGTTTGTCGCGCTACCGATAAGGAGCGCGGCTGACAGTTATCTTGGTGATGATGGGAAGATTAAGTTTAAAGTGGATCGACTTGAAGAAAGCGACCAAGAAAAAAATAAAAAGGAACATAAGGAAACAGAATTAGATAAAGCATCGATTGAGTTATTTAACAAAGATATAGAAGAAGAAATTGAGAAAAAGAAAAAGAAAGAACAAAAAGATATGGAAGCTTTGCGAGATTCTCTTTTTACAAAACCAAAAGAGAATAATAGTGTTAAAGATACGAAAAATAGTTTGTTTAGCAGTGAATACATTGTCAGAAAAAGTGCAGATGAAGTAGCGAGTAATGAAACAATGAATGAAGAGCCAATTAGTATAACAATAATATTATTATTTGGCGGCGGCATTCTACTTATTTGCATCGGTATTTATACGGTTCTTCGTAAAAGTTGGAGGTAA
- a CDS encoding EsaB/YukD family protein: MAIQTHINVTVDFSKWNGNTYDLRIPNHQSIKYLLKNLLDTLKIDNHEGSHFVIKVKNKSIVLTDNDRLIDHQITDGDILQVL, encoded by the coding sequence ATGGCAATACAAACACATATCAATGTGACAGTAGATTTTAGTAAATGGAATGGAAATACATATGATTTGCGTATTCCGAATCATCAATCTATTAAATATTTATTAAAAAACTTATTAGATACGCTAAAGATTGATAATCATGAAGGTTCACATTTTGTAATTAAAGTGAAAAATAAGTCAATTGTTTTAACAGATAATGATCGTTTAATTGATCACCAAATAACAGATGGAGATATTTTGCAAGTTTTATAA
- the essB gene encoding type VII secretion protein EssB produces MTEKIIQIDAMNYQFQIEKENWKLEMTKSQTRIKDFRQFDIITGESSEFVPLTIEETDDMFTFLYQVDKKLHKWDDLSRFGRNEKLRLLRNVAQFRKYLNKRITFFLHPDNIVFNANLIPSIIHRGIRDIVPPTPLLEEQFLTQYKCLIIALFSQKHNFDDLYAGLLKDAKETTFEQTVAQMESLDALLQFLDDSFEKEQTKTEKNMQLVPKKSYKSFKYLAFSFIAATVILAAPLIYFTFIKFPYQNKLLEANASFIATDYDKVITQLNEEEFESLPIASKYELAFAYITAEKLGEAQKKSIMKNISLKSDEKYLLYWMYNGKGNFDKSLDLAKTLDDPQLIMYGLVKQIESLKNNPDLSGEERDQKLKTYEQQLDEYKKKYGNSSSDKNLSDTEKKE; encoded by the coding sequence ATGACGGAAAAAATAATTCAAATTGATGCAATGAACTATCAATTTCAAATAGAAAAAGAAAATTGGAAATTGGAGATGACCAAATCTCAAACACGTATAAAAGACTTCCGTCAATTCGATATAATTACGGGCGAATCATCTGAATTTGTACCATTAACAATAGAAGAAACGGATGATATGTTTACGTTTCTATATCAAGTAGATAAAAAATTACATAAGTGGGACGATCTTAGCCGTTTTGGAAGAAATGAGAAATTAAGACTACTTCGGAATGTTGCGCAGTTTCGTAAATATTTAAATAAACGAATCACGTTCTTTTTACATCCAGACAATATAGTTTTTAATGCTAATTTAATACCAAGTATTATACATAGAGGAATTCGAGATATTGTTCCGCCAACCCCGTTATTAGAAGAGCAATTTTTAACACAATATAAGTGTCTAATTATTGCTTTATTCTCCCAAAAACATAACTTTGATGATTTGTATGCTGGGTTACTAAAAGATGCAAAAGAAACAACATTTGAACAGACCGTTGCTCAAATGGAAAGCTTAGATGCATTACTGCAGTTTCTTGATGACAGCTTTGAGAAGGAACAAACAAAAACAGAAAAAAATATGCAGTTAGTACCTAAAAAAAGCTACAAATCATTTAAATACTTAGCTTTTTCCTTCATAGCGGCGACAGTTATTTTAGCTGCTCCTTTAATATATTTCACTTTTATAAAATTTCCTTATCAAAATAAATTGTTAGAAGCAAATGCAAGTTTCATAGCAACTGATTATGACAAAGTCATTACGCAATTGAATGAAGAGGAGTTTGAATCATTGCCGATTGCATCTAAATATGAGTTAGCATTTGCATACATTACAGCTGAAAAACTAGGTGAAGCTCAAAAGAAATCGATTATGAAAAACATTAGTTTGAAAAGTGATGAAAAGTATTTGCTGTATTGGATGTATAACGGAAAAGGTAATTTTGATAAATCATTAGATTTAGCTAAGACACTTGATGATCCTCAGCTTATTATGTACGGCCTTGTTAAACAAATTGAATCACTGAAAAATAATCCTGATTTATCAGGGGAAGAACGTGATCAAAAGTTAAAAACATATGAGCAACAATTAGATGAATATAAAAAGAAATATGGCAATTCATCAAGCGATAAAAATTTGTCGGACACAGAGAAAAAAGAGTAA
- the essC gene encoding type VII secretion protein EssC yields the protein MEQLLVLTYGDKIYKCTLHPNEQSIVSIGKEWTNDITNPSLEQEIELKWNNEVNAWMVQDQLIEFNKEIEIGKTRDVSLKIFISIVGTTKVFDIGTKHSLTVSQNDYDDISITGTIVDLMLSRETLYDSFKVNVYGGDVFHNYTKLKDSVMLESGDVLYFDGILLEIGSEDIQVLSSEDKVKSALPILVESETNYQSGYPDYHRSPRIIYREPEEKMTIAKPSSMPSKPTEHLARIIAPSLVMIVVTVLLAIFMKYGMFIIASIAMTLVTIIVSVTSYIKNLKQYKVDIVERDKSYREYIKQKTKDLHAESEKQRHALHYHNPNVEVIRNMAVQVNPRIYEKTMLHHDFLTFSVGTGQANTSFEIQFNEEEFSQTKDELIDIARELRQRYLSLEDVPVVTDLMNGPVGYIGQRSLVLEQLQLLVAQTALFHSYYDLQFITIFPEEEKEKWDWMRWLPHGSVRDINVRGFVYHDRSRDQVLNSLYQILKERKLKLDEKSSTNEKMYFAPHYVVLITDEKLILDHVVMEFFNDDPSQLGVSLVFVQDVMQSLPEHVKTVIDIRDAKQGNIILEQGELVNRQFKLNHVPKGFNLEDISRALAPLNHLQNLKNSIPESVTFLEMYGVEKVKELNITSRWEKNAAHKSLAVPLGLRGKEDIVNLNLHEKAHGPHGLIAGTTGSGKSEIIQSYILSLAVNFHPYEVAFLLIDYKGGGMANLFKNLPHLLGTITNLDGAQSMRALASIKAELQKRQRLFGENDVNHINQYQKLYKEGLVSEPMPHLFLISDEFAELKSEQPEFMKELVSTARIGRSLGIHLILATQKPSGVVDDQIWSNSKFKLALKVQNTSDSNEILKTPDAAEITLPGRAYLQVGNNEIYELFQSAWSGADYVENKEDKEHLDATIYAINDLGQYEILSEDLSGLGSSKEVISVPSELDAVIDYIHDYAEINEIEALARPWLPPLPESVYLQDLHAIQFKEAWTKEKKPLQATIGLLDQPELQSQTPLTLDISKDGHVAVFSSPGYGKSTFLQSVIMDVARQHSPEHLHVYLLDFGTNGLMPLKSLPHVADIITLDQVEKCEKFLRRIEDLLKDRKQLLSKYGVASLEMYERASKEVLPTILITLDNYDAVREAGFVEDFERIIAQIVREGAAVGIHLMLTATRQNALRVQVNTNIKLQIALYMIDEAESRAIVGRTELKIEELAGRGLVKIDEPTIFQTALPTNGEDVLTRIENIQAEGKEMDSFWDGERPKAIPMVPEVLEYKEFIAWPETRKIIEAGKLTFGVETENVTPLELDLTEASNIVVGGIKKDEVENVVHQFLQQLADSGHFDLGLIDTRTRNFSNYRESAALYVAEKTGIEKTIKQVTNAYKSREAAFKEEQEASSETVNPAEFIKKFKPIVIVIADVNDILSNLEDSDIYSLAELITNGAFMGIHFVIGCDVDSIDSRYDLVSKTIKTQSHVILLRKSSGQMVFDVSNKDLSSTKLNPFEGYFVENRFATRIKVPTI from the coding sequence ATGGAGCAACTATTAGTATTGACTTATGGAGACAAAATATATAAGTGCACATTACATCCAAATGAGCAATCAATAGTGTCGATTGGAAAAGAGTGGACAAATGATATTACGAATCCAAGTTTAGAACAAGAAATAGAGTTAAAGTGGAATAATGAAGTAAATGCTTGGATGGTACAGGATCAATTAATAGAATTTAATAAGGAAATTGAGATTGGGAAAACAAGAGATGTGAGCTTGAAAATCTTTATATCTATTGTTGGCACAACTAAAGTGTTTGATATCGGAACGAAACATTCTCTTACAGTGAGTCAAAACGATTACGATGATATTTCTATTACCGGGACTATTGTAGATTTAATGCTATCTCGCGAAACGTTGTACGATTCTTTTAAAGTGAACGTGTATGGCGGGGATGTATTTCATAATTATACGAAGTTAAAAGATAGCGTTATGTTGGAATCAGGAGACGTATTATATTTTGATGGTATTTTATTGGAGATTGGTAGTGAAGACATTCAAGTACTTTCTTCAGAAGATAAAGTGAAATCTGCGTTACCTATTTTAGTAGAATCAGAAACAAATTATCAAAGTGGTTATCCAGACTATCATCGTTCACCACGTATTATTTACCGTGAACCAGAAGAGAAAATGACAATTGCAAAGCCTTCAAGTATGCCATCAAAACCAACGGAGCATTTAGCAAGAATCATTGCACCTTCACTTGTCATGATTGTCGTAACTGTATTACTTGCTATTTTCATGAAATATGGAATGTTTATTATCGCATCGATTGCGATGACATTAGTAACAATCATTGTTTCTGTCACATCGTATATTAAAAATTTGAAGCAATATAAAGTCGACATTGTTGAACGAGATAAAAGCTATAGAGAGTATATAAAACAAAAAACGAAAGATTTACATGCAGAAAGTGAAAAACAGCGTCACGCATTACATTATCACAATCCAAATGTAGAAGTAATACGTAATATGGCAGTTCAAGTAAATCCTAGAATTTATGAAAAAACAATGTTACATCATGATTTCTTAACATTTAGCGTTGGAACAGGACAAGCTAATACGAGTTTTGAAATTCAATTTAATGAAGAAGAATTTAGTCAAACGAAAGATGAATTAATCGATATAGCACGTGAACTAAGACAGCGTTATCTATCATTGGAAGATGTACCAGTTGTAACAGATTTAATGAATGGACCAGTCGGTTATATTGGCCAACGCTCTTTAGTGTTAGAGCAATTACAATTATTAGTTGCACAAACGGCTTTATTCCATAGTTATTATGACTTGCAGTTTATTACTATTTTTCCGGAAGAAGAAAAAGAAAAATGGGATTGGATGCGCTGGTTACCTCATGGAAGTGTTCGCGATATAAATGTACGTGGATTTGTATACCATGATCGTAGCCGTGATCAAGTGTTAAATAGTTTGTATCAAATATTGAAAGAACGAAAATTAAAACTAGATGAAAAAAGTTCTACTAATGAAAAAATGTACTTTGCACCGCACTATGTCGTTCTCATTACAGATGAAAAACTAATATTAGACCATGTTGTTATGGAATTCTTTAATGATGATCCGAGTCAATTAGGTGTATCACTTGTATTTGTACAAGATGTTATGCAAAGTTTACCGGAGCATGTGAAAACGGTAATAGATATAAGAGATGCAAAACAAGGGAACATCATCTTAGAGCAAGGAGAGCTTGTTAACCGTCAATTTAAACTAAATCACGTACCGAAAGGGTTTAATTTAGAAGATATTTCACGGGCATTAGCACCATTAAATCATTTGCAAAACTTAAAAAATAGTATTCCAGAAAGCGTAACATTTTTAGAAATGTACGGCGTTGAAAAAGTAAAAGAACTGAATATCACAAGTCGTTGGGAGAAAAATGCAGCGCATAAATCTTTAGCTGTACCACTTGGATTACGTGGTAAAGAAGATATCGTAAACTTAAATTTACACGAAAAAGCACACGGACCACACGGATTAATAGCAGGTACAACAGGTTCAGGTAAATCGGAAATTATACAATCGTACATTTTATCTCTAGCAGTTAATTTCCATCCGTACGAAGTAGCCTTTTTACTAATTGACTATAAAGGCGGCGGTATGGCGAATTTATTCAAAAACTTACCGCATTTATTAGGAACAATTACGAACTTAGATGGAGCACAAAGTATGAGAGCGCTCGCATCAATTAAAGCTGAGTTACAAAAAAGACAACGATTATTTGGGGAAAATGATGTAAACCATATTAATCAGTATCAAAAACTGTATAAAGAAGGCTTAGTAAGTGAACCGATGCCACATCTATTTTTAATTAGTGATGAATTCGCGGAACTGAAGTCAGAACAACCAGAGTTTATGAAAGAGTTAGTTTCAACAGCGCGTATCGGTCGTTCGCTCGGAATCCATTTAATATTAGCTACGCAAAAACCGAGTGGTGTTGTAGATGATCAAATTTGGAGTAACTCGAAATTCAAACTAGCATTAAAAGTTCAAAATACGTCAGATAGTAATGAAATTTTAAAAACACCGGATGCTGCTGAAATTACATTACCAGGACGTGCTTACTTACAAGTTGGGAATAATGAAATTTATGAACTATTCCAATCAGCTTGGAGCGGAGCAGACTATGTAGAAAATAAAGAGGATAAAGAACATTTAGATGCAACAATCTATGCAATAAATGATCTAGGACAATATGAAATATTAAGTGAAGACTTAAGTGGACTTGGTAGCAGTAAAGAAGTAATAAGCGTACCATCTGAACTGGATGCTGTTATTGACTACATTCACGATTACGCAGAAATAAATGAAATTGAAGCATTAGCAAGACCGTGGTTACCACCACTTCCAGAAAGCGTATATTTACAAGACTTACATGCTATTCAGTTCAAAGAAGCATGGACGAAAGAAAAGAAACCATTACAAGCAACAATTGGTCTACTAGATCAGCCTGAATTACAATCACAAACACCATTAACACTAGATATTAGTAAAGACGGACACGTAGCGGTCTTCTCAAGTCCAGGCTACGGAAAATCAACATTCTTACAATCAGTCATTATGGATGTAGCTCGTCAGCATAGTCCGGAGCATTTGCATGTGTATTTATTAGACTTCGGAACAAATGGCTTAATGCCATTAAAATCTTTACCGCATGTGGCAGACATCATTACATTAGACCAAGTTGAAAAATGCGAGAAATTTCTTCGTCGCATAGAAGACCTATTAAAAGATAGAAAGCAATTGCTAAGTAAATATGGTGTTGCGAGTCTTGAAATGTATGAGAGAGCTAGTAAAGAAGTATTACCAACAATATTAATTACGTTAGATAACTATGATGCTGTTAGAGAAGCTGGATTTGTCGAAGACTTTGAACGCATTATTGCACAAATTGTACGTGAAGGGGCAGCAGTAGGAATTCATTTAATGCTTACGGCTACACGTCAAAATGCATTGAGAGTACAAGTAAATACAAATATTAAACTACAAATTGCTCTATATATGATAGATGAGGCAGAATCTAGAGCTATTGTAGGAAGAACAGAGTTAAAAATTGAAGAATTAGCAGGCCGTGGTTTAGTTAAAATTGACGAACCAACAATCTTCCAAACAGCTTTACCGACAAATGGAGAAGATGTCCTTACTCGAATTGAAAATATACAAGCTGAAGGAAAAGAGATGGATTCCTTCTGGGATGGAGAAAGACCGAAAGCAATTCCTATGGTACCTGAAGTTCTGGAATACAAGGAATTCATTGCATGGCCAGAAACAAGAAAAATTATTGAAGCAGGCAAACTAACATTTGGTGTAGAGACAGAAAACGTTACGCCTCTCGAATTAGATTTAACGGAAGCGTCTAATATTGTTGTAGGGGGAATTAAGAAAGATGAAGTTGAAAATGTAGTTCATCAATTCCTTCAACAGTTAGCAGACAGTGGACACTTTGACCTAGGTTTAATTGATACAAGAACACGAAATTTCTCAAACTATAGAGAGAGCGCTGCTTTATATGTAGCTGAAAAAACAGGAATTGAGAAAACGATTAAACAAGTTACAAACGCTTATAAATCGAGAGAAGCGGCGTTTAAAGAGGAGCAGGAAGCATCAAGTGAAACAGTGAACCCGGCAGAATTTATTAAGAAATTTAAGCCGATTGTAATCGTAATTGCAGATGTAAATGATATTTTAAGTAATTTAGAGGATAGCGATATATATAGTTTAGCGGAATTAATAACAAATGGTGCATTTATGGGCATCCACTTCGTAATTGGCTGTGATGTTGATTCAATTGACAGTCGATACGACTTAGTTTCAAAAACAATAAAAACGCAATCTCATGTTATTTTACTTAGAAAATCATCAGGCCAAATGGTCTTCGATGTATCTAATAAAGATTTAAGTAGTACAAAATTAAATCCATTTGAAGGGTATTTCGTTGAAAATCGTTTTGCTACTAGAATTAAAGTGCCAACTATTTAA
- a CDS encoding YwqH-like family protein has product MGIEELNSQKSGLLSSISHQQGQLAELQMKLRRLITAKGKFVNNLEAIKQNQEQFKSLEINESSWKGQRATTFKETYEQQVISNLGKFIGELGRVQEDIDQAIRRLEREIATCESSILSLSRSVSMVDASIQVEVQKAGK; this is encoded by the coding sequence ATGGGGATAGAGGAATTAAATAGTCAAAAATCTGGTTTATTAAGTAGTATAAGTCATCAACAAGGGCAATTGGCTGAACTACAAATGAAACTAAGAAGGCTAATAACTGCTAAAGGGAAATTTGTAAATAATCTTGAAGCAATTAAACAAAATCAAGAGCAGTTTAAGTCCTTAGAAATAAACGAGAGTAGTTGGAAAGGGCAAAGAGCAACTACTTTTAAAGAAACATATGAACAACAAGTCATTTCGAATTTAGGGAAGTTTATCGGAGAACTAGGGAGAGTGCAAGAAGACATCGATCAAGCTATACGGCGGCTTGAAAGAGAAATCGCTACATGTGAGTCTAGTATTCTTTCTCTAAGTAGAAGTGTTTCAATGGTTGACGCTAGTATTCAAGTAGAAGTACAGAAGGCGGGGAAATGA
- a CDS encoding TIGR04197 family type VII secretion effector, with protein sequence MGEIKLNKGVFDAKVSDLKSGASDLGKTKFNGMQLHRTNLSKLKKYCEAIEKLSEKVQQYEQILQKDISRIQQTGQEMVQQDEKLGKDLKDSSAHRAM encoded by the coding sequence ATGGGGGAAATTAAATTAAATAAAGGGGTATTTGATGCGAAAGTAAGTGATTTGAAAAGTGGTGCTAGTGATTTAGGTAAGACTAAATTTAATGGTATGCAGTTACATCGTACGAATTTAAGTAAACTGAAAAAATATTGTGAAGCGATTGAAAAGTTATCGGAAAAAGTGCAGCAATATGAACAAATACTACAAAAGGATATTAGTAGAATTCAGCAAACAGGACAAGAAATGGTTCAGCAAGATGAAAAGCTTGGAAAAGATTTGAAAGACAGTTCAGCTCACCGTGCTATGTAA
- a CDS encoding T7SS effector LXG polymorphic toxin: MSKIIELQEVKELQERFNSSAEELNQHLETLQQKIEDFTQINSFQGKAADTIKNHLSTVHGAVITGFTVTTEMLKSQFQKAIEEFNSEVDSDADAKIHGSYLDDVKKKVNGYSEGFSHSNEEAKKTVGTISDIVAIQYPSSSSITEGAVKSQKEISETLEKLETYNSKQSDLQEFDELMRKIDEGMQQIKVNNGNLSIAAIGKLISSVAIGNIIKVMADTMTKFDISVKGTKALLASYIRMHYVKKNYALDVLFDPKGRKGKGVYELSTLKKEDLVKVAKILTMDNNDDVLVRFIKNKLEFEFGDLKTTNAQIKKARKTILKLPEFQSYQDFHVDWEKKGLPTAIGERGLSAFKTAYADGLKDLHPGKWKEMFKGMGKPATVLKGAGIFGAVVSVGGNVVDATKDDGWQLHDVADIATDSAVDIGANAGAMAAGAVAGSFFLPPLGTVVGAGVAVGLTWAINKKWSFLGGEDNAIDLAKKGVKKVTHKLGSIFW; this comes from the coding sequence ATGAGCAAAATCATAGAGTTACAAGAAGTAAAAGAACTGCAAGAGCGGTTTAATTCAAGTGCTGAAGAGTTAAATCAACATTTGGAAACATTGCAGCAAAAAATAGAGGACTTTACACAAATTAACTCTTTTCAAGGGAAAGCTGCTGATACTATTAAGAATCATTTATCTACAGTTCATGGAGCTGTTATCACTGGATTTACAGTTACAACGGAGATGTTAAAAAGTCAATTTCAAAAAGCAATAGAGGAGTTTAACAGTGAGGTTGACAGTGATGCAGATGCAAAAATTCATGGAAGTTATTTGGATGATGTAAAGAAAAAAGTTAATGGATATAGTGAGGGATTTAGCCACTCTAATGAAGAGGCGAAAAAAACAGTAGGTACGATTAGTGACATCGTCGCAATTCAATATCCATCATCATCAAGCATCACTGAAGGCGCTGTAAAAAGCCAAAAAGAAATCAGTGAGACATTAGAAAAATTAGAGACTTATAACAGTAAGCAAAGTGACCTGCAAGAGTTTGATGAATTAATGCGTAAGATAGATGAGGGAATGCAACAAATAAAAGTGAATAATGGAAATTTGTCTATCGCTGCAATAGGGAAGCTTATATCTAGCGTGGCAATTGGAAATATCATTAAGGTAATGGCAGATACAATGACCAAATTTGACATTAGTGTTAAGGGAACTAAGGCTCTTTTAGCTTCCTATATACGCATGCATTATGTTAAAAAGAATTATGCTTTAGACGTCCTTTTTGATCCTAAAGGTCGAAAAGGGAAAGGAGTATATGAACTATCGACATTAAAGAAAGAAGATTTGGTTAAAGTAGCAAAAATCCTTACAATGGATAATAATGATGATGTTTTAGTTCGATTTATCAAGAATAAATTAGAATTTGAATTTGGTGATTTAAAAACAACAAATGCACAAATAAAAAAAGCAAGAAAAACCATTTTAAAATTACCAGAGTTTCAAAGTTATCAAGATTTCCACGTTGATTGGGAGAAGAAAGGATTGCCTACTGCAATTGGGGAGAGAGGATTGAGTGCATTTAAGACTGCTTATGCAGACGGTTTAAAGGATTTACATCCTGGAAAATGGAAAGAAATGTTTAAAGGTATGGGGAAACCGGCCACAGTATTGAAAGGAGCAGGTATTTTTGGGGCTGTTGTGTCAGTCGGAGGGAATGTTGTAGACGCTACTAAAGATGATGGTTGGCAGTTACATGATGTAGCTGATATAGCAACAGATTCAGCTGTAGATATTGGAGCAAATGCTGGAGCGATGGCCGCTGGTGCTGTAGCAGGGTCGTTTTTCCTTCCGCCGCTTGGAACTGTGGTTGGAGCTGGTGTTGCCGTAGGACTTACATGGGCAATTAATAAAAAATGGTCTTTTTTAGGAGGAGAAGACAATGCAATTGATCTTGCTAAAAAAGGAGTTAAAAAAGTAACACACAAACTTGGATCTATATTTTGGTAA
- a CDS encoding DUF5085 family protein, translating to MKIQYKALSLLNLISITQIVKKEDWLLPAIALRNQVVHNGIYAVGPVLFKYQPLENEPEYGEYTYSVPVNERVKLGENSAYEYVDGLIIEEALSVRFTDEDGDIEEAYNLIHEFAEQHHIKLDNGFYHVCLDVYGDMWLDIYAPIREVGETIK from the coding sequence ATGAAAATTCAATATAAAGCATTATCACTTTTAAATTTAATTAGTATTACTCAAATTGTAAAAAAAGAAGATTGGTTATTACCTGCTATCGCACTGAGAAATCAAGTTGTTCATAATGGAATATATGCTGTAGGTCCTGTTCTTTTTAAATATCAGCCATTGGAAAATGAACCAGAGTACGGTGAATATACGTATTCTGTTCCAGTAAATGAGCGTGTTAAATTGGGAGAGAATTCTGCATATGAATACGTTGATGGATTAATTATTGAAGAGGCATTAAGTGTTCGATTTACTGATGAAGATGGTGATATTGAGGAGGCTTATAATTTAATACATGAGTTTGCAGAACAGCATCATATCAAGTTAGATAATGGTTTTTATCACGTATGTTTAGACGTATACGGTGACATGTGGCTAGATATTTATGCTCCTATTAGAGAAGTAGGTGAAACAATAAAATGA
- a CDS encoding DUF5085 family protein, producing the protein MIIEGQSIAYTNVVSKEYYFHYEDMEEAIEHFMSEIATENLTVKGPMFYALKNIPSDENMYVELFMPVNEDKIPASETLQFRSYYYVDEMLMKRYTGDYEKLTEQVYGEMLLYMEDNNLNLASPIYHVFSGDESLQYVEVKIAVFNEE; encoded by the coding sequence ATGATAATTGAAGGACAAAGTATTGCATATACAAATGTTGTTTCGAAAGAGTACTATTTTCATTACGAAGATATGGAAGAAGCAATTGAACATTTTATGTCAGAAATTGCAACAGAGAATTTAACAGTAAAAGGTCCGATGTTTTATGCTTTGAAAAATATACCATCTGATGAAAATATGTACGTTGAATTATTCATGCCAGTGAATGAAGATAAAATTCCAGCATCAGAAACACTTCAATTTAGGAGCTATTATTATGTTGATGAGATGCTCATGAAACGATATACGGGAGATTATGAAAAATTAACAGAGCAGGTATATGGTGAAATGCTTCTGTATATGGAGGATAATAATCTGAATTTAGCCTCGCCAATTTATCATGTGTTTAGCGGTGATGAGTCTTTACAGTATGTTGAAGTGAAGATTGCTGTATTTAATGAAGAATAA
- a CDS encoding DUF3952 domain-containing protein yields the protein MKLKKKAKMMIVLSIVSSLLSGCGFGETKIEYERLVKALDEGDMKTVMSASDDGYAYVKEEVRDSTFGAENDNRISVVYQTTGGVYNIKEKKFYGTTLQEIASSLNSEQKKEEIVYRTSIKYEDNQSKSPDQNLDVSNVRFIFNRLKGIDSLRPKKDKKRFSESSKVTYYLTESEFQEIINNKLKVDYDKFDEAILLMEFSSAKDSKENPMEFTTISITMGYEKKNKEGRLIRHDQKIAIYLNTKEDNDKASKTRYEEYKKQYLNNK from the coding sequence ATGAAGTTAAAGAAGAAAGCCAAGATGATGATAGTTCTGTCAATAGTATCAAGTTTATTAAGTGGATGTGGTTTTGGGGAGACGAAGATAGAGTATGAGAGATTAGTAAAGGCATTGGATGAAGGTGATATGAAGACGGTTATGTCTGCGAGTGATGATGGATATGCATATGTGAAAGAAGAGGTTAGGGATAGCACGTTTGGGGCGGAAAATGATAATCGCATTAGCGTTGTATATCAAACAACAGGAGGAGTATACAATATTAAAGAAAAAAAGTTCTATGGAACAACTTTGCAAGAAATTGCTAGTTCATTAAATAGTGAGCAAAAAAAAGAAGAGATTGTATATAGAACTAGTATTAAATATGAAGATAATCAATCAAAAAGTCCAGATCAAAATTTGGATGTTTCGAATGTTCGATTTATATTTAATAGATTAAAGGGAATAGATAGTTTAAGACCAAAAAAAGATAAAAAAAGATTTAGTGAGTCATCCAAGGTAACATATTACTTAACTGAATCGGAATTTCAAGAAATAATTAATAATAAGTTAAAGGTGGACTACGATAAATTTGATGAAGCAATATTATTAATGGAATTTAGTTCGGCGAAAGATTCAAAAGAAAATCCAATGGAATTCACTACAATAAGCATCACAATGGGATATGAAAAAAAGAATAAAGAAGGCCGATTAATAAGGCATGATCAAAAAATAGCAATCTATTTAAATACTAAAGAAGATAACGATAAAGCTTCTAAAACCCGATATGAGGAGTATAAAAAACAATATTTGAATAATAAGTAA